One segment of Candidatus Omnitrophota bacterium DNA contains the following:
- the murG gene encoding undecaprenyldiphospho-muramoylpentapeptide beta-N-acetylglucosaminyltransferase — translation MRILLATGGSGGHMFPALCTALVLRARGHEVVFAGALAAGEAKIKDEGFVCHRIDAAGLSARTPWGLAAWMAGTAKAFGRARRIVRDIRPDKVLGFGGYGSFPVAAAAWAERIPLMIHEQNVVPGKANRVMALMAKRIAVTFSVSKWYFSASKTVHTGCPCHQNAPFVPKEVLRLKFGLDPAGPVILILGGSQGSQRLNALVFEMLVLLGTKVQAIHMTGRHDHPVYAAKYRKAGLRVKAYAFLSPVEEAYAAADMVIARAGAATVCELAAFALPSVLVPYPFAGGHQKYNAAVLSDVGAAVLLEEKDCTAELLKQAVEKMLAQPIGVRARTQNIFVPDAPQRLVQALEEL, via the coding sequence GTGAGAATATTACTGGCGACCGGCGGCAGCGGCGGGCATATGTTCCCTGCCCTGTGCACCGCATTGGTTTTGAGAGCGCGCGGGCATGAGGTGGTCTTTGCCGGCGCTTTGGCGGCGGGGGAGGCAAAGATCAAAGACGAGGGCTTCGTTTGTCATCGCATTGACGCCGCGGGTTTGAGCGCGCGCACGCCCTGGGGGTTGGCCGCGTGGATGGCGGGGACGGCCAAGGCCTTTGGCCGTGCCCGGCGGATCGTCAGGGACATCCGTCCGGACAAGGTCCTGGGCTTTGGCGGCTACGGGTCTTTTCCCGTCGCGGCCGCGGCATGGGCCGAGCGGATCCCGCTCATGATCCACGAACAGAACGTTGTGCCGGGAAAAGCCAATCGCGTGATGGCGTTGATGGCCAAACGCATCGCCGTCACTTTTTCCGTCAGCAAATGGTATTTCAGCGCTTCTAAAACGGTCCATACCGGATGCCCCTGCCATCAGAACGCCCCATTCGTTCCAAAAGAAGTATTACGCCTTAAATTCGGCCTTGACCCTGCCGGTCCCGTCATTTTAATTTTGGGAGGGAGCCAGGGGAGTCAGCGTTTGAATGCCCTGGTTTTTGAAATGCTGGTATTGCTGGGGACAAAGGTCCAGGCCATCCATATGACCGGCAGGCATGACCATCCTGTTTACGCCGCAAAATACCGCAAGGCCGGTCTTCGCGTTAAGGCCTACGCTTTTTTAAGCCCCGTTGAGGAGGCCTATGCCGCTGCCGACATGGTCATTGCCCGCGCCGGCGCCGCCACGGTGTGTGAATTGGCGGCGTTCGCGCTCCCGTCGGTCCTGGTGCCTTATCCTTTTGCCGGCGGCCATCAAAAATATAACGCGGCTGTATTATCGGACGTTGGCGCGGCTGTTTTGCTGGAAGAAAAAGATTGCACTGCGGAATTGTTGAAACAGGCCGTTGAGAAGATGCTCGCACAGCCGATCGGCGTGCGCGCCAGGACCCAAAATATTTTTGTGCCTGACGCCCCGCAGCGTTTGGTCCAAGCCCTGGAGGAATTATGA
- the ftsW gene encoding putative lipid II flippase FtsW, translated as MRETRTSLTMVVLALVCIGIVMIYSASCVNAMQTNHDSLYYLKRHLLFLFIGLSMCLAAMAVDYRLIQPYAGRILLLSIVLLVLVLIPYIGKESYGARRWFRIGMFNFQPSELAKLAVIVYTADFLSRKQMIIKSFWKGFVPPILVMGLVCVLTVKQPDLGTTVEIAVVMLGMLLIAGARLWHLGLVAFLSVPVLVYLIIKAPYRMARISAFLDPWQDSQGIGFQLTQSQIALGSGGVFGVGLGHSQQKLFYLPAAHTDFILSIIGEELGLIGTLAVIILFAVFIWLGTRIIRQADDPFGFFLGTGIVMMLGLQAVVNAGVSIGAFPTKGLPLPFISYGGSALIFHLAAIGILLNISKVQEYRS; from the coding sequence ATGCGTGAAACAAGGACATCGCTGACCATGGTTGTGCTGGCCCTTGTCTGCATCGGCATTGTCATGATCTACAGCGCCAGCTGTGTGAACGCCATGCAGACCAATCACGACAGTTTGTATTACCTGAAACGCCACCTGTTGTTTTTGTTCATCGGTTTGAGCATGTGCCTGGCCGCGATGGCCGTGGATTACCGGCTCATCCAGCCGTATGCCGGCCGCATTTTGCTGTTGAGCATCGTCCTTTTGGTGCTGGTCCTCATCCCGTACATCGGCAAGGAAAGTTACGGAGCCCGGCGCTGGTTTAGGATCGGCATGTTCAACTTTCAGCCCTCGGAATTGGCCAAACTGGCCGTCATCGTCTACACCGCTGATTTCTTAAGCCGCAAACAGATGATCATCAAAAGTTTTTGGAAAGGGTTCGTGCCGCCCATTCTGGTCATGGGCCTTGTTTGCGTCCTGACCGTCAAACAGCCGGACCTGGGGACCACGGTCGAGATCGCGGTGGTCATGCTGGGCATGCTTTTGATCGCCGGCGCGAGATTATGGCATTTGGGGCTGGTCGCTTTTTTAAGCGTCCCGGTGCTCGTGTATCTGATCATCAAGGCGCCTTACCGCATGGCGCGCATCAGCGCGTTTTTGGACCCCTGGCAGGACAGCCAGGGCATCGGGTTCCAGCTGACGCAATCCCAGATCGCGCTGGGTTCCGGCGGTGTTTTCGGCGTGGGCCTGGGCCACAGCCAGCAGAAATTATTTTACCTGCCGGCGGCGCATACGGATTTCATCCTCTCCATTATCGGCGAGGAATTGGGATTGATCGGGACGCTGGCGGTCATCATCCTTTTCGCGGTTTTCATCTGGCTGGGCACCCGGATCATCCGTCAGGCCGATGATCCTTTCGGGTTTTTCCTGGGCACCGGCATCGTCATGATGCTGGGCCTGCAGGCGGTGGTCAACGCGGGGGTGAGCATCGGCGCGTTCCCGACCAAGGGTTTGCCGCTGCCCTTTATCAGTTACGGCGGGTCGGCGCTGATCTTTCATCTGGCGGCCATAGGCATTTTATTGAACATTTCCAAGGTCCAGGAGTACCGATCGTGA